One segment of Pseudomonas asgharzadehiana DNA contains the following:
- a CDS encoding TetR/AcrR family transcriptional regulator: protein MSGLRERQKAERRQAISQAAIELFERQGFQNTTIEQIASQAGVSPPTVFKYFGNKQEIILEILHNADQRAISDTRSLIQDIQDPVDAMCHLERLLTGYALEVMHPSLWRELLPLILFGGSNELPAGYRAMNDALRAEISQLLRELQQAGKLRPQLDVELAAFLLNDYSHLQLFRLVNQEQPDIEAHSLQVRRITELLFYGMQA from the coding sequence GTGAGCGGACTGCGTGAACGTCAGAAAGCCGAACGACGGCAAGCCATCAGCCAGGCAGCCATCGAACTGTTCGAGCGCCAGGGTTTCCAGAACACCACCATCGAACAGATCGCCAGCCAGGCCGGCGTGTCGCCGCCCACGGTGTTCAAGTACTTCGGCAACAAGCAGGAAATCATCCTCGAAATCCTGCACAACGCCGACCAGCGCGCCATCAGCGACACCCGCAGCCTGATCCAGGACATCCAGGACCCGGTCGATGCGATGTGCCATTTGGAGCGGCTGTTGACCGGTTACGCCTTGGAGGTCATGCACCCCAGCCTCTGGCGCGAACTGCTGCCGCTGATCCTGTTCGGTGGCAGCAATGAATTGCCCGCAGGCTATAGGGCCATGAACGATGCGCTCAGGGCCGAAATCAGCCAATTGCTCCGGGAACTGCAGCAAGCCGGCAAACTGCGCCCGCAACTGGATGTGGAACTGGCCGCGTTCCTGTTGAACGACTACTCACACCTGCAACTGTTCAGGCTGGTCAACCAGGAACAGCCGGATATCGAGGCGCACTCCTTGCAGGTCAGGCGCATCACCGAGTTGCTGTTTTATGGCATGCAGGCCTGA
- a CDS encoding polyamine ABC transporter substrate-binding protein: MNGFLRNTLLGTLASLLISGFCLAEERTVRIYNWIEYLPPDVLKSFQEETGIRPIYDVFDSAETMESKLLTGNSGYDVVFPGTANLGHLIKAGAVQPLDRRQLPNWQHLDPQFMQSLEVVGDTGNRYAAPYLWGTTLIGYNVDKVRKALGPDVQMNSWDIIFKEENLAKLASCGVGFLDAGNEILPIALHYKGLDPNSQKREDYPQAQALMMKIRPYVTYFNSSRYGMDLANGDICIGVGWSGGVALATRLADAAGKGVKVAMALPKEGAPMWSDVMMIPANAPDTAEAHVFINYILRPDVIARISNQIGYPNPNKDATALVDAGIRNNPNMYVPQEARKTLFALEPVPSAVERIRNRTWTAIKTNR, from the coding sequence ATGAATGGTTTTTTGCGTAACACCTTGCTGGGCACGCTTGCTTCGCTGTTGATCAGCGGTTTTTGCCTGGCCGAAGAACGAACCGTGCGCATCTACAACTGGATCGAATACCTGCCGCCTGACGTACTCAAGAGCTTCCAGGAAGAAACCGGTATTCGCCCGATTTATGACGTGTTCGACAGTGCCGAAACCATGGAGTCCAAGCTGCTGACGGGCAACTCGGGATATGACGTGGTGTTCCCCGGCACCGCCAACCTGGGGCACTTGATCAAGGCCGGTGCCGTGCAACCGCTGGACCGCCGGCAGTTGCCGAACTGGCAGCATCTGGACCCGCAGTTCATGCAATCCCTGGAGGTGGTGGGCGACACCGGCAATCGTTATGCCGCGCCCTACCTGTGGGGCACCACGCTGATCGGCTACAACGTCGACAAAGTGCGCAAGGCGTTGGGGCCGGACGTGCAGATGAACAGCTGGGACATCATTTTCAAGGAAGAAAACCTCGCCAAGCTCGCCAGTTGCGGCGTGGGCTTTCTCGATGCCGGTAATGAAATCCTGCCGATTGCCCTGCACTACAAAGGCCTGGACCCCAACAGCCAGAAACGTGAGGACTACCCCCAGGCCCAGGCCTTGATGATGAAGATCCGGCCCTACGTGACCTACTTCAACTCGTCGCGCTACGGCATGGACCTGGCCAATGGCGATATCTGTATCGGCGTGGGCTGGTCCGGCGGTGTGGCCCTGGCCACGCGCTTGGCCGATGCCGCCGGCAAGGGCGTCAAGGTCGCGATGGCGCTGCCCAAGGAAGGCGCGCCGATGTGGTCGGACGTGATGATGATCCCGGCCAATGCGCCCGACACTGCCGAGGCCCACGTGTTCATCAATTACATCCTGCGCCCGGACGTGATTGCGCGCATCAGCAACCAGATCGGCTACCCCAACCCGAACAAGGACGCCACCGCGTTGGTGGATGCCGGCATTCGCAACAATCCCAACATGTACGTGCCGCAAGAGGCCCGCAAGACCCTGTTCGCCCTGGAGCCGGTGCCCTCCGCGGTGGAGCGCATCCGCAACCGTACCTGGACCGCCATCAAGACCAACCGCTGA